The stretch of DNA GCGAATATAACCTCGGGGATCAACTCGACGATTTCGTCGACCGCGACCAGGCCTTGCACGGTGCGGTGGCCGTGGCTTCCCACAACGTGGTCTTGCAGTCGATGTACCGCGCATTCAGCTCTTCGTTCCACAGCCAGTATCTGGCGATTTTTGCCGACAACGAGTTGTATGAGCCGGGGCTTGAAGCCCATGCGCAAGTCGTCCAGGCGATTATCTTTGGCGATGAAGACGCGGCAGTCGAGGCGGTACGCGCGATGTTCGATCCCATGCTGGAAAAGCTCCGCTGGCTGTCGGAGCGAGACGGCACTGCAGCGTGAGTCGTTGTACTCGCAGTTGACTTAAGACCCTCGTGGAAAGCCCGTTCCAGACGCCTGCGCGTCGTCCTCATTGTTACAAAAACTGGAAAAGTGAATGCCCGTTTTGGCGGCTGTTTTCACAACCGCCAGGCCTATATCGTGCGCGCCTCCCGTCGAATGAAAACACTGCAACACACAATAAAAAACGGCTGCCATCACTGGGTCGACGGGACAGTCGTGTTCACTGTTCGGAGCCTTCATGAACCACAAGACTTACCTGGCCCTGGCCGTTTCTTTCGGCGTTGTACAGCAGGCGGCTGCATCGGGTTTTATCGACGACAGTAAAGCGACCCTGGACCTGCGCAACTTCTATCTCAACCAGGACACGCGCAATGCCAAGGGGGCCTCGGACCGGGAATGGGGCCAGGCCTTCATGTTCAATTATCAGTCCGGTTTCACCGAGGGGGTGGTGGGCCTGGGGTTGGATCTGCAAGAGCTGTACGGCGTACGGCTGGATGCGTCAGGGCGTGCCGGCAAGGTGGGGGAGGACAACACACCCGGTAGCGTCTTCCCGCTGTCTGATGGCAAGGCTGCCAATGATTTCAGCAAGACCGGGGTCACCGGCAAAGTGCGCATCTCCCAGACCCAACTGAAAGTGGGCACGCTGATGCCCCGGGTGCCGGT from Pseudomonas sp. NC02 encodes:
- a CDS encoding FadR/GntR family transcriptional regulator; translation: MYAGLCNHAWVASIIDGIREQRSAIRDHLEAQYLLEVETARLAARRRTLEDIRRLWHALARRGEYNLGDQLDDFVDRDQALHGAVAVASHNVVLQSMYRAFSSSFHSQYLAIFADNELYEPGLEAHAQVVQAIIFGDEDAAVEAVRAMFDPMLEKLRWLSERDGTAA